Genomic window (bacterium):
AGTTGCACGCCGATATGCTGATACCAGCATTCGCGTCAAAGACGGTGAAACCATCATTATCGGTGGTCTCATTCGCGAGGACGATCTGAAAGTCGTCAAGAAGGTTCCTCTCCTTGGAGAGCTTCCTATTCTTGGCTTCTTGTTCACTAACTACAAGCAAAATAAGACTCGCAACGAGGTCGTGATAATCATCACTCCTCGTATCGTGAAGGACTAATCGCTTAAATGGTCCCCTTCGGGGGACCTGGAGAAATCAATGATGAAAAACAATAGGAGAATTGTGATGATAAAACGTAATATCCCTCGTTTTTGGTTAATCTGTTTGATGCTTCTACCCATGATTGGGATAATGCTCTTAGCCGGTTGCGGCGGAAGCGGTGATAAGAATAGTTGGTACAACACCGTTGACCCGACAATGGGCGGACGATGGGTCGGTTCCTGGTCGTCACTGGATAACACCGGTGAAAACCAGATTGGCGTACTCGATATGACTGTGGTCTCCCCAAGCGGCAACATCACAGGCACTATCGCCAGCGCAACAAATCTTGCCCCCGCAAATGTTGCCGGCAGTATTAATCGCAACGGTAGCTATAATGTCACATATACTTACCCCGGAGGGGTCGAGGAAAACTTGACTGGAACACTGGTACAACAAACTAACAGTGATCCATCTCTCCCTGCTCACCTTGTTGGCACAATTACCAAAAAGGTGAACGGAATCACTACCGGCACTACCAGTGTTGACCTGATTTATCAAACCAGCCTACAGAATCAGGCCAACCTGATCGGCCATTGGAAGGGTGACTGGACTGGGGTTGATAATAGCGGAAACTCATCCGGCGGCATTGCTGAGATTACTGTCAGCTCTTCGGGCAGTTTGTCCGGTGTGCTGAGTAATGGTATAACGAGCGCGCCAATTATTGGTGCTGTAACTCCTGCCGGTGGCGTAGTTGCCAAGTACACCTTGCCAGGTGAAGAAGCAACAACGTTGACAGGCGCTATGGTAGTTCAAGAGTTTGTTGACCCTGTTAGTCTACTCGTTGTTCGATACCTACAAGGAACCTTGCAACGAAGTATAGACGGTGTAAACGACGGCGCATCAACCTTCGACCTTCTAAAACAGTAGGCAATTCGCCGAACTTAAAATAGAAGCCCCTTAGCGCAAAACGCTGAGGGGCTTTTTGATATTAATGAACAATTAGTCCGCCTCATCACCCCCTCACCTTCCTGCAGATACAAGGGCTTGACCTGGTAAGGGTATTTGCGACAAAATTGGGGAGCAATATCCAAAAAGCTTAATCACCGAAAGGTCCTTAAAATCAAGGGGGATGAATTCTATGCCACGCACCGTTAAAATAGATATCGGCGTCAATGGAGCCTTTATAACAAGACGCTGGGAGAAGCCCGAAAACTGGATGCGCCTTACTCGTGAGTGCGGTTATGAGTACCACTCTTTCTGCGCCGATGTGTTAGACCCATTCTTCAGCGGAGACCGCACTTTTCAAGCTGAAATAGCCGGACAAACACGTGATGCTGCCGCTAAATATGGGGTTAAAATTATCGATATCTATACCGGTATGGCAACCCACCGATTTCATGGACTGTCCCACACTGACCCGCGCGCACGTCGGCGCATGGCGGAATGGCTCGAAGGCGCCGCTGAAATAGCTGCTGTCATGGGCACCGACGCTATCGGTGGTCACGTGGACGCTTTCTCAACTGAAGTTTTGGAAGATCCTGAAGCTACCGAACAATGCAAACAGCGACTTTTTGAGACCATGCGCAATGTCGGCAGCATTATGAAGCGCAAGGGTATGCGCGTCTTTTCACAAGAACAAATGTATATCCCCAGTGAGAAGCCCTGGCTTATCAGCGAAGGGGATGAGTTCTTAGTGGAAGTCAACCGCACGAACACCGGTCAGCATATTTATTTAACGCTCGATACAGGCCACATGGCCGGTCAGCCATTCGGCGCGGGATTCCCTGATACCGATTATCTTTCCTGGATGCGCCGCTTCTCCAGTGTCTCAGAGGTTATTCACGTTCAACAGACCGTTCCCGATGCCTCTCATCACTGGCCGTTCTTGCCCAAATATAATGAAAAGGGCTGCGTAAACATCCCCGATTTAATCGATGCCATCAAGTTAGCCCATCGCGAGCATGATCAACGGCCATTCTCATTCATGCAGCCCGTATCGATGAACTATCTTGTGCTCGAAGTTATTCCGGGTTCAACCAAGCGTGATGATGTGCTCCTGAGCGAGCTAAAAGAATCTGCACGCTACCTTCGTCAGTTCATCCCAGAAGGCGGCTTAACCTTCGAGGTTTAGTAAACACTGATTCTCAAATATAAAAGAAGGGGGCGCGGCTGAAGCCGCGCCCCCTTCTTTTTTAACTGAATTAGGCCTTAACACTTAATTCACGAGCGCTTTGGAGTTGGTTGGCGGAGCCTAGCAACTCGTTGCGGCTGGCGATGAATTTAGCATATTCGGTCATGAAGACCTTGCCGGGATCGCGAAGGTCAAACTTGGCAGGGAAATCGCGGAAGAATTCGCGATGAACACGGCACCATACTAATCGTCCGTCCGTGTCGATGTTAATCTTGCAAACGCCAAGCTTGGCGGCAGGAAGATATTGGGTAACATCCACACCCTTAGCGCCCTTGAGGTCGCCACCGGAAGCATTGATGCGTTCGACTTCATCTTGAGGAACGGAAGACGAACCATGCATAACCAGCGGGAAGCCGGGGAGACGTCTTTGTATCTCGGTAATTCGATCAAAGTGCAGTCCTTGCGAACCACTGAATTTGAATGCCCCATGGCTCGTGCCGATTGCGCAAGCTAAGCTATCACAGCCGGTGAGCTTAACAAACTTTTCGGCATCTTCAGGGTCGGTTAAACGAGCATCTTTTTCGTCAACTTTAACATGCTCTTCAACGCCACCGAGCTTGCCGAGTTCGGCTTCGACACTAAGACCGCGCGCGTGAGCCGCTTCGACTACTCGCTTTGTTACTGCAACATTTTCATCAAACTCAAAACCTGAACCGTCAATCATGACTGATGAATAGAACCCGCTTTCTATGCAGTCATAGCAAGTCTCTTCATCGCCATGGTCAAGATGGACGGCAAAAAGCGCATCGGGCCAGATTTCATCAGCAGATGCGATTATGGATTCGAGCATTCGTTTTTCAGTATAACCCCGAGCGCCCTTACTTATTTGAATAATAAAGGGAGCTTGCGAATCCATACAGCCGCGGAATAGGCCCATCGCTTGCTCAAGGTTGTTGATATTATACGCACCAAGTGCGTACTTGCCATATGCGTGCTCAAATAATGCACG
Coding sequences:
- a CDS encoding TIM barrel protein; this encodes MPRTVKIDIGVNGAFITRRWEKPENWMRLTRECGYEYHSFCADVLDPFFSGDRTFQAEIAGQTRDAAAKYGVKIIDIYTGMATHRFHGLSHTDPRARRRMAEWLEGAAEIAAVMGTDAIGGHVDAFSTEVLEDPEATEQCKQRLFETMRNVGSIMKRKGMRVFSQEQMYIPSEKPWLISEGDEFLVEVNRTNTGQHIYLTLDTGHMAGQPFGAGFPDTDYLSWMRRFSSVSEVIHVQQTVPDASHHWPFLPKYNEKGCVNIPDLIDAIKLAHREHDQRPFSFMQPVSMNYLVLEVIPGSTKRDDVLLSELKESARYLRQFIPEGGLTFEV
- a CDS encoding ketose-bisphosphate aldolase, producing MIVPTRALFEHAYGKYALGAYNINNLEQAMGLFRGCMDSQAPFIIQISKGARGYTEKRMLESIIASADEIWPDALFAVHLDHGDEETCYDCIESGFYSSVMIDGSGFEFDENVAVTKRVVEAAHARGLSVEAELGKLGGVEEHVKVDEKDARLTDPEDAEKFVKLTGCDSLACAIGTSHGAFKFSGSQGLHFDRITEIQRRLPGFPLVMHGSSSVPQDEVERINASGGDLKGAKGVDVTQYLPAAKLGVCKINIDTDGRLVWCRVHREFFRDFPAKFDLRDPGKVFMTEYAKFIASRNELLGSANQLQSARELSVKA